The nucleotide sequence TTCTTCGCGAGCTACCTCCGCCACCTTCTGATGCTTCTCGACCTGCGCGCCGAGGTGGTGGCGAGCCCGAGCCAGGAGGGTCTCGCGCGGCTCGCGCGTCTCGACCGCCGTAGCTTGCTCGTCGGCTTCAGCGCCGGCCGCCCGCACGCCCTGGTGGTGCGGGCGCTGAGACTCGCCCGCCACCGCGGCGCCGGCACGATCGCGATCTGCGACTCGACCCTCTCGGAGGTCGCGCGGGTCGCCGACGAGGCGCTCTTCTACTCCTCCGACAGCCCCGCCTATGTGCGTTCCCACGTGGCGCTGCTGGCGCTGATCCAGGCGTTGGCCTACGGCGTGTACGCGCTCGACGAGTCGGCCTACGCCGATCGCATCAAGGCCTTCAAGCTCAAATAGCGCGATCGAGCAGGGCCACGGCGCTGCCGGGATATCCTGCCTGTTGATGGAAACCGGCACGCTGCGCGTCAAGACCGGGCTCGCCGAGATGCTCAAGGGCGGCGTGATCATGGACGTCGTGAACGCCGAGCAGGCGCGCATCGCCGAGGCCGCCGGTGCCTGTGCGGTGATGGCGCTCGAGCGTGTCCCAGCTGATATTCGCGCCGCGGGTGGGGTCGCCCGCATGGCCGATCCGACCAAGATCGAGGAGATCAAGCAGGCCGTCACGATCCCGGTGATGGCGAAGGTGCGGATCGGGCACTTCGTCGAGGCCCAGGTCCTTGAGGCGTTCGAGGTCGACTACATCGACGAGTCCGAGGTGCTGACGCCAGCCGACGAGCACCACCACATCGACAAGTGGAAGTTCAAAGTGCCGTTCGTCTGTGGAGCGACCAACCTCGGGGAGGCGCTCAGACGGATAGCCGAAGGCGCGGCGATGATCCGCTCGAAGGGCGAGGCCGGTACCGGGAACGTGGTCGAGGCGGTTCGCCACATGCGTTTGATCACTGGGGAGATCAAACGGCTGACGGTGCTTGAGGAGGCCGAGTTGCCGGCCGCCGCCAAGGAGCTCGGCGCCCCGCTGGATTTGGTGCGCTGGGTCGCCGAGCATGGGCGCCTGCCGGTCGTGCTGTTCAGCGCCGGCGGCATCGCGACGCCCGCCGACGCCGCTTTGATGATGCAGCTCGGCGCCGAGGGTGTGTTCGTCGGCTCGGGAATCTTCAAGTCGGAGGATCCCGAGCGACGCGCCCGCGCGATCGTCGAGGCGACCACTCACTACGACGATCCGGAGCGGATAGCGGCTGCCTCGCGCGGGCTCGGCGAGGCAATGCCGGGCGTCGAGATTGCAGAGCTCGCCGCCTCCGGCGGCCTGATCCAGCAGCGCGGCTGGTAGTGGCTAGCGCAGCAGCGTCGGATCGCCCGCGAGTCGGCGTGCTCGCGATTCAGGGCGATTTCGAGGCGCACGCGCGGGCGCTCGAACGAGCTGGAGCGCTGCCCACGCTGGTGCGCACACGTCGTCACTTGGAGGGTGTAGCGGCGCTGGTTTTCCCCGGTGGCGAATCGACCACGATCATGAGGGGCATTGCGCGTGAGGGACTCGCCGAGCCGCTGCGGCAACTGATCGCTGGCGGTCTGCCGACGCTTGCGACTTGCGCCGGGATGATCGTGCTCGATCGGGCGCACCTTGGTGTGCTCGATCTGCGCTGCCGGCGCAACGCCTTCGGTCGTCAAATCGCTTCGTTCGAGTGCGACCTCGAGCTCAGCGGCTTGCCCGGCGGACCGGTGCGCGCGGTGTTCATCCGCGCGCCCTGGGTGGAGGAAGCGGGGCCGAGCGTCGAGATCCTGGCGGAGGTGAACGGCCATCCGGTGGCGGTACGTGAGGGTGCGGTCACCGCGCTCGCCTTCCATCCCGAGCTGACCGACGATCTCCGTTTTCACGAGCAGCTCGTCGCGCAAGCCAGTCGCCGATCGCCGCAGGTCGGTCCCCGACAGGAGGTGAACACGCAGTGAGAGATCAACGCGCCGACGCCCTGGCCCGCGTGCTCGTTCGCTACTCGACCGCCGTGCAACCTGGCGATGTCTGCGTGATCCAGGGGTCCACCGCTGCCGAACCGCTGGTGCTCGCCGTCTACGAGGAGGTTTTGCGAGCGGGCGGCCACCCCGTCGTGCAGATGACGCCGGAAGAGGCGCAGGCTGCGTTCTTCGAACTGGCGAACGACGAGCAACTCGACTTCGTCTCGCCACCAGCGCGCTGGGCTGCCGAGCAGGCGGACGTGCGCTTCGCGATCCTGGCGGAGAACAACACGCGTGCTCTGACGCAGGTCGACCCCGCCCGTCAGGCGCGCGCCCAGAAAGCTCGCCGCGAGCTCCTCGACACGCAAATGCGCCGATCGGCGGCCGGGGAGCTGCGCTGGGTGCTGACGCTGTTTCCGACCCACGCCTACGCGGCCGAAGCGGGCATGTCGCTCGGGCAGTACGAGGACTTCTACTACCGCGCCTGTTTGGTCGATCAAGACGACCCGATCGCGGCCTGGCGCCGCGGCGCCGACGAGACGCGGCGTCTCGCCGAGTGGATGGAGGGTCGGCGCGAGGTGCACATCATCGCGCCGGGAACCGACCTCCGCCTGGGCGTCGAGGGGCGGCGGTGGATCCCGTGTGTCGGTGAGCGCAACATGCCGGATGGCGAGTTCTTCAGCGCTCCCGTCGAGGATTCGGTCGAGGGCGAGGTGCGCTTCACCTTCCCGGCCGTCTACGGGGGTCGCGAGGTGGCGGGCGTGCGCCTGCGCTTCGAGGGCGGCAAGGTCGTCGATGCCGACGCCGAACGCGGCCGTGATTACCTACTCCAGATGCTCGACACCGACGCGGGTGCGAGACGCCTCGGCGAACTCGGGATCGGCACCAACTACGGGATAACCCTCGCCACCAAGGAGATCCTGCTCGACGAGAAGATCGGGGGTACCGTCCACCTCGCCCTCGGCGCCAGCTATCCGGAGACCGGCGGGCGCAACGAATCCGCAATCCATTGGGACATGGTCCTCGACCTGCGCGAGGGTGGTTCGATCACCGTCGACGGCCAGACCTTCCAGCGCGACGGCCGTTTCGTCGTCTAGCCTGCTTGGCGATGGCCGGCCACTCTAAGTGGGCGCAGATCAAGCACAAGAAGAAGGCGGTTGACGCCAAGCGCGGGCAGCTCTTCACCAAGCTGTCGCGAGCGATCCAAGTGGCTGCGCGCGAGGGGGGCGGTGACCCGGAAGGCAACCCGGCGCTCGCCCACGCCATCCAGAAGGCGAAAGAGGCGCGCATGCCGAAGGAGAACATCGAGCGCGCGATCGCGCGCGGTGTCGGCGCCGAGGCGGGCGGCGAGGCGATCGAGAAGGTCGTCTACGAGGGTTACGGACCGGGCGGTGTCGCGATCCTCGTCGAAGCGTTGACCGACAACCGCAACCGCACCGGCAGCGAGATCCGTCACCTCTTCAGCCGGCACGGTGGCAGCATCGGCGAGCCCGGATCGGTGGCGTGGGTGTTCGAGAAGAAGGGCGAGATCGTCGTCGATGCGCGTCGCTACGACGAGGATGCGCTGTTCGCCGCGATCGACGCGGGGGCGGAAGACATCTCGCGCGACGGCGACCTTTGGGAGATCGTCACCGACCCCGCCGACTTTGCGGCGGTCCGCGACGCCCTGCTGGAGAGCGGCGTGGAGCTCGAGTCGGCGGAGCTTGTGATGCGACCGACCACACGCACGCCGGTCGCCCGCGAGGAAGCCGGCCGCCTATTGAGGCTGCTGGAGGCGCTCGAGGACCACGACGACGTCGAGGCGGTGCACGCGAACTTCGACATGGACGCCGAGCTCCTCGAGCAGGCAGCCGGCGTGTAAGCCGCGAGCCGCCGCTCGCTCGCTAAACAACGGTTTGTTTAGCGACGGCGCTGTAGGGGCGCTTATTGGCGCGCGTCGAACTGGAAGGGGAGTTCGTCGGCGATCTCGGCCAGCCGTGGCGCCTGGCGATCGCGCTCCGACGGCACCATCTCGCGGGGGTCGAGCGGCCACTCGATCGCGATGTCCGGATCGAGGTAGTGGATTCCGCGCTCCAGCTCCGGGTCGTAGTAGTGCGAGCACTTGTAAACGACATCGGCGACGTCGCTCAACACGCAGAAGCCGTGGGCGAAGCCGACCGGCACGAAAAGCTGGCGGAGGTTGTGATCGTCGAGCTCGAAGGCCTCCCACTGACCGTAGGTCGGTGAGCCCCGGCGGATGTCGACGACGACGTCGACGATCCGACCACGCGCACAACGCACGAGCTTCGCTTGTCCGGGACCGACGGCGAAATGCATGCCGCGCACGACACCGCGCCGCGAGCGTGAGTGGTTGTCCTGAACGAACTCGCAGTCGATCCCGACCGCCGCGTAAGCGTCCTTGCGGAAGGTCTCGTGGAAGAAGCCGCGTTCATCGCCGAATACCTGCGGCTGGATCAGCTTGAGGCCGGGCAAGCGGGTGGGGAGGACCTCCATCGCGGGCGAAACGCTAACCGAGCGAGCGGCACGAGGGAAGGCGTCCGCTGGTGATCGCAGAATCCGAGAGATGGTGATCGTGATCGGCATCGATCCCGGTTCTCGGCACTGCGGCTACGGGGTCGTGCTCTCCCGAGGCTCGCAGATCGCTGCGCTCGAGGGCGGGTTGCTGGCGGTGCCTGACGCGGCTCCGCTGGAGCGGCGTCTGGCCGCTCTGCACACCGCTCTCCTCGACCTGATCGATCGCCACCGGCCCGACGCTGTAGCCGTCGAAGACCTTTATTTCGGCCGCAACGCGCGCAGCGCGATGGCCGTCGGCCAGGCGCGCGGAGCGGTGCTCGCTGCTGCCGGCGCGCGCGGCGTGCCGTGCTTCTCCTACACGCCCCAGCAGGTCAAGCTCGCGGTATGCGGGAGCGGTAGTGCGCCAAAACAGCAGGTCCAGCGGATGGTCAAGGCGCTGTTGGCGCTCGCTAGCGAGCCACGGCCGGATCACGCTGCCGACGCGCTGGCGGTTGCCATCTGCCATGCCCAGCACGCGCCGCTACGGGAGGCGCTGGCGTGATCGAGCACGTTCGCGGCCGACTGATCGCTAAGCGGCCGGGCTTCTGCGTGGTGGAGTGCGGCGGGGCGCTCGGACTCGGGCTAAGCATCTCAAGTTGGACGCTCAGTCAGCTGCCCGCGCTCGGCGAGGAGGTGCGTCTCGCCTGTCACCTCCTACTCCGTGACGAGCAGGCACAGCTCTACGGCTTCGCAAGCGCCGACGAACGCGAGCTGTTCCTGCTTCTACAGGGAGTCCAGGGTGTCGGCCCTCGGCTCGCGCTGGCCGTCCTCTCGGCTGGTCCACCGGCCGAGCTCCGCTCAGCGATCGCGAGTGGTGCTCGCGAGCGCTTCCTAGCAGTCCCTGGTGTCGGCCGGCGAACCGCCGAGCGGATAATCGTGGAGCTGCGTGAAAGAGTGGCGAGCGCAGACCCCGGGGGCGAAGCCTGTGCGACCACCGTCGACAGCTTTGAAGGGTCGCTGGCGCTCGCTCGAGCCGGGCTCCTGGAGCTTGGTTTCGACGGGCTCGAGCTGGATCGGATGTTGAACAGTGCGCTCCGCGAGTGCGGCACCGATGCCCCGCCAGAGCAGCTGTTGTCGGTGGCCCTACGTACCGTCAGGACGGCTGCGTGAGCGGGTCGCTGCGACAAGTCGAGGGCGCGATCCGCACGCCAGGCGTGGAACGCCTGCACGAGTCGGTGCGGCAACCGCACGAGGAAGAGGTCGAACAGAGCTTGCGGCCGCGCGCTCTTTCCGAGTTCGTCGGACAGGAGCGCGTCAAACGGCAACTAGCGGTCTTCGTGGAGGCCGCGCGGGCGCGTGGCGAACCGCTCGACCATCTGCTGCTGGCGGGGCCACCCGGCCTCGGCAAGACCTCGCTCGCGGAGATCGTCGCGCGCGAGCTTGGCGTGCCCTTCGTGCAGACCGCCGGCCCGGCGCTCGAGCGCAAGGGTGACGTCGCCGCCTACCTCACGGCGCTCGATCCGCGCTC is from Thermoleophilum album and encodes:
- the ruvC gene encoding crossover junction endodeoxyribonuclease RuvC, producing the protein MVIVIGIDPGSRHCGYGVVLSRGSQIAALEGGLLAVPDAAPLERRLAALHTALLDLIDRHRPDAVAVEDLYFGRNARSAMAVGQARGAVLAAAGARGVPCFSYTPQQVKLAVCGSGSAPKQQVQRMVKALLALASEPRPDHAADALAVAICHAQHAPLREALA
- the ruvA gene encoding Holliday junction branch migration protein RuvA, whose protein sequence is MIEHVRGRLIAKRPGFCVVECGGALGLGLSISSWTLSQLPALGEEVRLACHLLLRDEQAQLYGFASADERELFLLLQGVQGVGPRLALAVLSAGPPAELRSAIASGARERFLAVPGVGRRTAERIIVELRERVASADPGGEACATTVDSFEGSLALARAGLLELGFDGLELDRMLNSALRECGTDAPPEQLLSVALRTVRTAA
- the pdxT gene encoding pyridoxal 5'-phosphate synthase glutaminase subunit PdxT, whose translation is MASAAASDRPRVGVLAIQGDFEAHARALERAGALPTLVRTRRHLEGVAALVFPGGESTTIMRGIAREGLAEPLRQLIAGGLPTLATCAGMIVLDRAHLGVLDLRCRRNAFGRQIASFECDLELSGLPGGPVRAVFIRAPWVEEAGPSVEILAEVNGHPVAVREGAVTALAFHPELTDDLRFHEQLVAQASRRSPQVGPRQEVNTQ
- the rfbC gene encoding dTDP-4-dehydrorhamnose 3,5-epimerase, coding for MEVLPTRLPGLKLIQPQVFGDERGFFHETFRKDAYAAVGIDCEFVQDNHSRSRRGVVRGMHFAVGPGQAKLVRCARGRIVDVVVDIRRGSPTYGQWEAFELDDHNLRQLFVPVGFAHGFCVLSDVADVVYKCSHYYDPELERGIHYLDPDIAIEWPLDPREMVPSERDRQAPRLAEIADELPFQFDARQ
- the pdxS gene encoding pyridoxal 5'-phosphate synthase lyase subunit PdxS, yielding MMETGTLRVKTGLAEMLKGGVIMDVVNAEQARIAEAAGACAVMALERVPADIRAAGGVARMADPTKIEEIKQAVTIPVMAKVRIGHFVEAQVLEAFEVDYIDESEVLTPADEHHHIDKWKFKVPFVCGATNLGEALRRIAEGAAMIRSKGEAGTGNVVEAVRHMRLITGEIKRLTVLEEAELPAAAKELGAPLDLVRWVAEHGRLPVVLFSAGGIATPADAALMMQLGAEGVFVGSGIFKSEDPERRARAIVEATTHYDDPERIAAASRGLGEAMPGVEIAELAASGGLIQQRGW
- a CDS encoding aminopeptidase, translated to MRDQRADALARVLVRYSTAVQPGDVCVIQGSTAAEPLVLAVYEEVLRAGGHPVVQMTPEEAQAAFFELANDEQLDFVSPPARWAAEQADVRFAILAENNTRALTQVDPARQARAQKARRELLDTQMRRSAAGELRWVLTLFPTHAYAAEAGMSLGQYEDFYYRACLVDQDDPIAAWRRGADETRRLAEWMEGRREVHIIAPGTDLRLGVEGRRWIPCVGERNMPDGEFFSAPVEDSVEGEVRFTFPAVYGGREVAGVRLRFEGGKVVDADAERGRDYLLQMLDTDAGARRLGELGIGTNYGITLATKEILLDEKIGGTVHLALGASYPETGGRNESAIHWDMVLDLREGGSITVDGQTFQRDGRFVV
- a CDS encoding YebC/PmpR family DNA-binding transcriptional regulator; amino-acid sequence: MAGHSKWAQIKHKKKAVDAKRGQLFTKLSRAIQVAAREGGGDPEGNPALAHAIQKAKEARMPKENIERAIARGVGAEAGGEAIEKVVYEGYGPGGVAILVEALTDNRNRTGSEIRHLFSRHGGSIGEPGSVAWVFEKKGEIVVDARRYDEDALFAAIDAGAEDISRDGDLWEIVTDPADFAAVRDALLESGVELESAELVMRPTTRTPVAREEAGRLLRLLEALEDHDDVEAVHANFDMDAELLEQAAGV